In Phragmites australis chromosome 17, lpPhrAust1.1, whole genome shotgun sequence, the following are encoded in one genomic region:
- the LOC133897662 gene encoding L-type lectin-domain containing receptor kinase IX.1-like: protein MTKRVDDERGGPTASVESRPSAYAQAAESIREDLIRMERAHALAPRMANSRAAAMGPTTRLLVLSLIYFLLVASHGALRADSLSFDFDFSNPSTFNLTDFTPAGDAAFHGRFFDLTNNSYRDGIASSVGRMAYAHPVPLRDNATGQVASFTTTFSFAIDITDRDNKGDGMAFFLSQYPSVLPPNSGGGALGLCKNCDNNKTAGEDRFVAVEFDTYNNTWDPSATYDHMGINVNSIVSVANISLESFSLSGQMTARVDYNGSTGVMNVELQFPPSPRFYGATRTFNFSAKVDLMTVLPEQVAIGFSAANGASVELHQLLAWSFSSVTPGSSSSTATSTGAPPSSSSRIGLKVALGITSSVSLFLCIAVLALLRALRRKNLTLAEIQLESEARNKLMDQEFEKGSGPKRFEYGQLAIATRDFSEEEKLGEGGFGAVYRGFLKELDLHVAIKRVSRGSGQGRKEYTSEVKIISRLRHRNLVQLIGWCHEGRELLLVYELMPNGSLDTHLYNPTVLLTWPVRFKIVLGLGSALLYLHQDWEQCVVHRDVKPSNIMLDASFGAKLGDFGLARLFDHGRGSHTTNLAGTMGYMDPNCFLTGRADPESDVYSFGVVLLEIACGRPPVVPDQEDQGRTRLVEWVWGLYGRRAVLEAADERMGGDFDADEVGHVLVVGLACAHPDCNLRPSIRQAMSMLQCEATLPTLPEKMPTPKYI from the exons ATGACGAAACGGGTTGACGACGAGCGAGGGGGGCCGACTGCCTCTGTCGAGAGCAGGCCAAGTGCATATGCTCAAGCTGCCGAGTCAATAAGGGAGGATCTCATACGTATGGAGCGGGCGCACGCACTGGCTCCGCGCATGGCGAATAGCAGGGCGGCGGCGATGGGCCCAACCACACGCCTTCTCGTCCTGTCATTGATCTACTTCTTGCTCGTCGCCAGCCATGGTGCTCTCCGTGCCGACTCTCTCTCCTTCGACTTCGACTTCTCCAACCCCTCCACTTTCAATCTCACCGACTTCACGCCTGCCGGGGACGCCGCGTTCCATGGCAGGTTCTTCGACCTCACGAATAACTCGTACAGGGACGGCATCGCCTCCAGCGTCGGCCGCATGGCGTACGCGCACCCAGTGCCGCTCCGGGACAACGCCACGGGCCAGGTGGCCAGCTTCACCACTACCTTCTCCTTCGCCATCGACATCACCGACAGGGACAACAAGGGCGATGGCATGGCCTTCTTCCTCAGCCAGTACCCGTCGGTGCTGCCGCCGAACTCAGGGGGCGGCGCCCTCGGCCTATGTAAAAACTGTGACAACAACAAGACCGCCGGGGAGGACAGGTTCGTGGCCGTGGAGTTCGACACGTACAACAACACCTGGGACCCGAGCGCGACCTACGACCACATGGGCATCAACGTGAACTCGATCGTGTCAGTTGCCAACATCTCGTTGGAGAGCTTCAGCCTGAGCGGGCAGATGACCGCGCGGGTGGACTACAACGGCAGCACCGGCGTAATGAACGTCGAGCTACAGTTCCCACCCAGCCCGAGGTTCTATGGCGCTACGCGGACCTTCAACTTTAGCGCCAAGGTGGACCTCATGACCGTGCTGCCGGAGCAGGTGGCAATCGGGTTCTCGGCGGCGAATGGCGCGTCCGTTGAGTTGCACCAGTTGCTCGCTTGGTCCTTCAGCTCGGTAACTCCGGGAAGCTCATCCAGCACAGCCACGAGTACAG GTGCTCCGCCTTCATCGAGTTCCAGAATCGGACTAAAAGTTGCTCTGGGAATTACCAGCTCGGTGTCTTTATTCCTCTGCATAGCTGTTCTTGCTCTGCTCCGTGCATTACGAAGAAAAAACTTGACGTTGGCTGAGATACAACTAGAATCAGAAGCCCGAAACAAGCTCATGGACCAGGAATTTGAGAAGGGCTCAGGACCCAAGCGGTTCGAGTACGGCCAACTTGCCATTGCAACCAGAGACTTCTCTGAGGAGGAGAAGCTCGGAGAAGGTGGCTTCGGCGCAGTTTACAGAGGATTTCTGAAAGAGCTAGACCTCCACGTTGCCATCAAGAGAGTGTCGAGGGGTTCAGGGCAGGGGAGGAAAGAGTACACCTCTGAAGTGAAGATCATAAGTCGTCTGAGGCATCGAAACCTTGTACAGCTCATCGGATGGTGCCACGAGGGCAGGGAGCTACTGCTTGTGTACGAACTGATGCCTAATGGCAGCCTCGACACCCATCTATACAACCCAACTGTCCTCCTAACGTGGCCAGTCAG ATTCAAGATCGTGCTCGGGTTGGGGTCTGCGCTCCTGTACCTCCATCAGGATTGGGAGCAGTGTGTGGTGCACCGGGACGTCAAGCCGAGCAACATCATGCTGGACGCGTCGTTCGGCGCCAAGCTCGGGGACTTCGGCCTCGCGAGGCTCTTCGACCACGGCCGCGGCTCGCACACGACCAACCTCGCGGGCACCATGGGGTACATGGACCCGAACTGCTTCCTGACCGGCCGCGCGGATCCGGAGTCGGACGTGTACAGCTTTGGCGTCGTGCTCCTAGAGATCGCCTGCGGCCGCCCGCCCGTGGTGCCCGACCAGGAGGACCAGGGCAGGACGCGCCTCGTGGAGTGGGTCTGGGGCCTGTACGGACGAAGAGCCGTCCTGGAGGCCGCCGACGAGCGGATGGGCGGCGACTTCGACGCCGATGAGGTGGGGCACGTGCTGGTGGTCGGGCTCGCCTGCGCCCACCCGGACTGCAACCTGCGGCCATCCATCAGGCAGGCGATGAGCATGCTGCAGTGCGAGGCGACGCTGCCGACGCTTCCTGAGAAGATGCCCACGCCGAAGTATATTTGA